In Fibrobacterota bacterium, one DNA window encodes the following:
- a CDS encoding family 43 glycosylhydrolase has translation MNILFPRHLSPVIRTSLCAFQKTSNMFVSVVLSLLVLAATTAPLSAQAAGGAEKSLLLRYQFEETGGTTVVDSSGHGFDGTYINPPAWDAGVTGRSFKMNGGAPGSPTAAHVKIPGGVLNGLDAMTIATWVKWEGEGPWQWLYGLGMDGNKYIFATPRSGDGALYSAIKDGGAEQSLHGNVALENGKWRHLAVTISATGSSVLYLDGEKVAENNNVTIRPSALHAAGGDYSGYIGKSFYPDPYFRGAVDDFRIYSAALTAAQVGDIYGEGMPAAQVVALVKSNLTIGRAIVVNDLSLPASSQSVSITWKSSNPALVGHNGAVKRPAKGQPVGVVTLTAFISKEGVTATKVFNLNVPPVGYPLKFESYNPVLKRDAEGNRLFTADPAVLVDGDTLYIYAGRDEAAIGGWFNMNEWVCYSTKDMVDWKYEGVVLKATDFAWGSPGTAWACQVVKRHGKYFLYSTTGRPDRQGYTVGVAVSDKPTGPFIDAIGGPLFDNAITTGSSVEGIEDIDPTVFVDDDGQAYLYWGNSTLHYALLNEDMISLKDLNGDGKITEGADIISRIEIKDRPMGFGEGPWLYKAKGKYYLVDAMGMPQKVVYAMSDSPRGPWQYKGVILDENVRPDGSRGDFSSDTSHPAVIEFKGQWYVFYHNAALPTGGQTRRS, from the coding sequence ATGAACATCCTGTTTCCCCGTCATCTTTCTCCGGTCATCCGCACGTCCCTTTGCGCCTTCCAGAAAACAAGTAATATGTTTGTTTCAGTGGTTTTATCTCTGCTGGTGCTGGCAGCTACGACTGCTCCGCTTTCCGCCCAAGCCGCGGGAGGCGCCGAAAAGTCTCTATTGCTAAGGTATCAATTTGAGGAGACCGGTGGAACCACCGTCGTCGATTCGTCGGGACACGGCTTCGATGGCACCTACATCAATCCGCCGGCATGGGACGCCGGTGTCACCGGGCGGTCCTTTAAGATGAATGGAGGGGCTCCTGGTTCGCCGACCGCCGCCCACGTGAAAATCCCCGGCGGCGTGTTGAATGGACTCGATGCGATGACCATCGCCACATGGGTCAAGTGGGAGGGCGAGGGCCCGTGGCAGTGGCTCTACGGTTTGGGGATGGATGGGAATAAATATATCTTTGCAACGCCCAGATCCGGTGACGGCGCACTGTATTCAGCGATCAAGGACGGCGGCGCGGAACAGTCGCTTCATGGCAACGTGGCGCTGGAGAATGGAAAATGGCGGCACCTCGCGGTGACCATCAGTGCCACCGGCAGCAGTGTGCTTTATCTCGACGGTGAGAAGGTGGCGGAGAACAATAACGTCACGATCAGGCCTTCGGCTCTTCACGCGGCCGGCGGCGATTACTCGGGCTATATCGGCAAGTCGTTTTATCCCGATCCGTATTTCCGAGGCGCAGTCGACGATTTTCGTATCTATTCGGCCGCGTTGACCGCCGCGCAAGTGGGCGACATTTACGGCGAGGGCATGCCTGCCGCGCAGGTTGTAGCGTTGGTCAAAAGCAATCTGACCATCGGCCGCGCCATTGTCGTGAATGATCTTTCACTCCCCGCCAGCAGCCAGAGCGTGTCGATCACATGGAAATCCAGCAACCCGGCCTTAGTTGGCCATAATGGTGCGGTGAAGCGGCCGGCCAAGGGGCAGCCGGTTGGCGTCGTCACGCTCACGGCCTTCATCAGCAAAGAGGGCGTCACAGCCACGAAGGTTTTTAACCTGAACGTGCCGCCGGTCGGCTATCCGTTGAAATTTGAGAGTTACAACCCGGTTCTGAAGCGCGACGCCGAGGGCAATCGGCTCTTCACGGCCGATCCCGCCGTGCTTGTGGATGGCGATACGCTCTACATTTATGCCGGGCGCGACGAGGCGGCCATCGGTGGCTGGTTCAACATGAACGAGTGGGTCTGCTACTCGACCAAGGACATGGTGGACTGGAAATACGAAGGGGTCGTTTTGAAGGCCACCGATTTTGCTTGGGGCAGTCCGGGAACGGCTTGGGCTTGCCAGGTGGTTAAGCGGCATGGGAAATATTTTTTATATTCCACGACAGGACGTCCGGATCGCCAAGGTTACACCGTGGGTGTGGCGGTGTCGGATAAACCAACCGGGCCGTTTATCGATGCGATCGGCGGTCCGCTGTTTGATAACGCGATTACCACAGGCTCTTCCGTAGAGGGCATTGAGGATATCGACCCGACCGTTTTCGTGGACGACGATGGTCAGGCCTACCTTTATTGGGGTAATAGCACGTTGCACTACGCCTTGCTCAACGAAGATATGATTTCGTTAAAGGACCTCAACGGAGACGGGAAGATCACCGAAGGCGCGGACATTATTTCGAGGATCGAAATCAAGGATCGTCCCATGGGATTTGGGGAAGGCCCCTGGCTATATAAAGCGAAAGGAAAATACTACCTCGTAGACGCCATGGGAATGCCCCAAAAAGTGGTTTACGCGATGTCCGACAGTCCTCGCGGTCCTTGGCAATATAAGGGCGTTATCCTAGACGAGAATGTTCGCCCCGACGGAAGCCGGGGGGATTTCAGTTCCGACACGAGCCATCCGGCGGTCATTGAGTTCAAGGGACAGTGGTATGTATTCTACCACAACGCCGCTCTGCCGACGGGCGGCCAGACACGGCGCTCG